DNA sequence from the Verrucomicrobiota bacterium genome:
CTTTTCTCATAGCTAGAAAGAGCTACGACTTCCACTACGATAGAGCGTGACTTTGCCTGATCAGCAATTATCGCCCTCGCCTCCTCTAAGTGGAAATCATCTTCGCTGTAGACCCCGGTACGGTATTTTCTTCCCGTGTCCGGCCCCTGACTATCCAGACTTTCAGGATCGATGATCTCAAAAAGAAACCCGACCAACTGGCGGACAGATACAACTCTTGGATCAAAGCCTACCTTCACGCATTCGGCATACCCGTTGTAGCCACCTTTTTCTCTACCCGGATCTCCATTAGCCCTGCCAGCTTCGGTATGCACCACTCCCGGAAGGTGACGCACGAATTCCTGCACCCCCCAC
Encoded proteins:
- a CDS encoding peptide-methionine (S)-S-oxide reductase, with the translated sequence MITSALEEIYLAGGCLWGVQEFVRHLPGVVHTEAGRANGDPGREKGGYNGYAECVKVGFDPRVVSVRQLVGFLFEIIDPESLDSQGPDTGRKYRTGVYSEDDFHLEEARAIIADQAKSRSIVVEVVALSSYEKSAPEHQDRLARYPEEKCHIPRQVLHRYKEL